The sequence below is a genomic window from Nocardioides oleivorans.
ACCCGCCGGCGACCTCGCTCACGCGACTCGCGAGATCGGCGATCGTGCGCTGGTGCGCCTCGGACTCGCGTCGCAGCGCGACGCGCCGGTCGCGCAGCCACCGCTCGGCGCGGTCGAAGCGCGCGGTCTGGAAGACCTGTTGCAGCAGGGCGTGACGATCCTCCGATCGGGCACGCAGGAACGCCTGGAACCGGCCCTGCGGCAGGAGGGCGACCTGGCAGAACTGGGGCAGCGTCATCCCCACCAGCCGGGTGACGAGGTGCCCGGTCTCGTCCAGGCGGGTGCTGAGCGGCACCCACTCCGGCGCACCCGGGTCGCCGGAGCGGCGCTCGGAGATGACGACGCGGGCCTGCTCGGTGGTCGTGCCCGTGCCGCGCTTCTTCGGTCGCGACCACGCGGGGGACCGGTCGATGCGGAAGCGCCGCCCCGACAGGGTCGCCTCAAGCACGACGCGCGGCACGACGTCGGTCGCGGCGTGGTCGGAGCGCAGCCGCTTGGCCGCCGCCCGGTCGCCCGGCACGTCGCCGTAGAGGGCGAAGCACACCGCGTCGAGGACGCTCGACTTGCCGGCACCGGTCGGACCGCTCAGCAGGAACAGCCCCGCGTCGGAGAGCGCGTCGAAGTCGATGGAGACGCGGTCGGCGAACGGCCCGAACGCGGTGACCTCGAGGTGGTGCAGCCTCACGGGCGGCCTCCGGTCACGAGCACGTCGAGGTCGGGGTCGTGGCAGCACGCGTCGATCGCCTGCTGGAGGAGGTCGGACTCCGCGTCGCTCGCGCCCGTGCCACGGACATGGCTCACGAAGTCGAGCGCGATGGAGTGGTCGCTCGTCCCCGGCGCGGGGCGGGCGGGCGTCCCGGGTGCGGTCACCGGAGACGGGAACTGGAGCACGAGGGTGTGGGGGAACCGCTGGCGCAGCTGCTCCATGGCGCGCACCGGGCGCCGGGCGTCGGTGAGGGTGACCTGGACCCAGTCGTCCTCGCGGTCCTCCAGGGTCGGGTCGAGCAGCAGGTCGGCGAGGGTGCCGCTGAGGCGCGAGAGCCTCCGCGGGACCGGGGCGTCGACCCAGGTGGCGTCGACGAGGCCGGAGCCGCCGAGGTCGACGAGCCAGGAGCCCTTGGACTGGTCGGCCTCGGAGAACGAGTACGCCAGTGGCGACCCGGAGTAGCGCAGCGCGGGGGCGAGGACGTGGGGACCGTGCAGGTGGCCGAGGGCGGTGTAGTCGATGCCGTCGAAGAGGCTGGTGGCGACGCGGGAGACCCCGCCGACGCTGATGTCGCGCTCGGACTCCGACGGGGTCGCCCCGGCGACGAACGCGTGGGCGAGCACGACCGAGCGGGTGTCGGCGGACCGGCCGGCGAGGTCCGCCCGGACGCGCGCCATGGCCACGGTGAGCGCGGCCTCGTGGCTGCGGCGCCCGAGCTGCCAGGGACCGAGGAGCGCGGACGGATCGAGGTAGGGGAGGGCGTGGATCGCCACCGGGCCGTGGCGGTCGTCCAGCACCACCGGAGTGCCGACCGTGGAGGCGTCGGTGCGGACGAAGACGCCGGCCGCGTCCATCAGGCGCGAGCCGAAGCCGAGGCGCTGGGCGCTGTCGTGGTTGCCGCTGCTCACCACGACCTTCGCGCGTGACGCGGCGAGCCGGGCGAACGCCTCGTCGGCCAGGGCGACCGCGTCGACGTGGGGGAGCGCGCGGTCGTAGACGTCTCCGGACACCACCACGACGTCGACCTGCTCGGACGCGACGACCTCGAGCAGGTGGTCGACGAACGCACCCTGGTGGCCCAGGAGGTCTTCGCGGTGGAAGGACCTTCCCAGGTGCCAGTCGGAGGTGTGGAGGATGCGCACGGCACGACCGTAGGACGCCGCACCGACAGCGCCGGGGCACCGCGCCGTCCGGACCTCGGGACGAGGCCGCCGAACCGGACTAGCCGGGCCAGACGGACCAGACGGACCAACCGGGACTCGATCAGCAGTAGTTGACCGAGCGACCCGGTGAGGTGAACCCCCACAGCTCGATGCCGGCCTCCTGGGCCAGGCGGGCGGCGAGGCTGGTCGGCGCCCCGACCGCGACGATGGAGCCGATCCCGCTGGCCGCGGCCTTCTGGACGAGCTCGAACCCGACCCGACCGCTCAGCACCAGGCAGGCGGCAGCCGGCGCGTCACCGGCCAGCACCCGGGCGCCGACGACCTTGTCGACCGCGTTGTGCCGCCCGACGTCCTCGCGCACGACGAGCAGCGTCCCGTCGGCGTCGGCCAGCCCGGCGGCGTGCACGCCGCCGGTCCTGGTGAAGAGGGTCTGCCGCTCACGCAGCGCGTCAGGGAGGCGTCGTACGACGTCCGCGGACGGGCGCTGACCGCTCCAGGGCGTGGCAGCGCGGGTCTGCAGCGCGTCCGAGACGCTGTCCTTGCCGCACACGCCGCAGGCCGACGACCCGGCGGAGGCGGCGACGTGCCGGTGGGGGAGCTCGGCGGCGCCGCTCACGCCGACCGTGACCACGTTGAACTCCTGCTCGGGGGCGAGGTCCTCGTCGGTGCAGTAGGCGACCTGGGCGATCGCCCCCGGGGCGGCGATGCCCTCGTTGACGAGCCACCCGGCGGCCAGCTCGAAGTCATGCCCGGGCGTGCGCATCGTGACCCAGGCGCGCCGCGGCTCGAGCGGCCCGACCCGCACCCGGATCTCGAGCGGCTCCTCGGTGATGAGCCGGTCCTCGCGGTCGATCCGGTCGCTCCCGCGGTGCTCGGAGACGCGCGTGCGGACCGTCGGTCCGGGGCGGCGCGTGCGCTCGGTCGTCACGGTCCGAAGCCTAGCCCGGGGGACCCTGCGGTGGTGGTCGAGATCACCCCGTCGTGGATGCGGGACGCGGCCTTCTGCGTCCGTAGAATGTAAGAGCCGCGACGGAGCGGCTACCTCTTACCAGAACTCACATCACCAGAGGGCCGGAAGCCCTCGGAAGGACAGATCCCCATGAACCCGCAGCTGCACCTCGCCCTGAGGCTCGTCGACGCACGAGCCCACTCGGACGAGGACCGTGCCCTCCTGCGCAACGTGGAGATCGCCCGCCGTGAGGAGCGCCGAGCCCGTCGCGCTGCGCGTCGCCCCCGCTGACGCAGCGCGACTCCCGCGCCCGATCCCCACATCGGGCGCACGACACCCTGTCAGTCCCCCCGGCTGGCAGGGTGTTCTCACGTCCGGCGGGTGCGGCGACGCGAGAGCGCGAGCAGACCCAGTCCGGACAGGAGCAGGCTCAGGCTCCCCGCGCCGAGCCAGACCGACGGTCCACCGGTGTCCGGGAGGACGCCGCTCCCGCCGCCCCCGCCGCCCGACCCACCGTCCGACCCGCCGCCCGGCCCGTTGCCGTCGTCGGTCGGCGAGGCCGTCGGTGAGCTCGTCGGGGTGCTGGTGGGGCTCGACGTCGGAGTCGACGTCGGAGTCGGGGTGGGAGTCGGGGTCGGGGGAGTGGTGGGCGGTGTCGTCGGCGCGGCGGCTAGCACGAAGTCCTGGCCGCCTCGGATCTCGCCCTCGGCGGTGATCGTCACGGTGTGCGAGGCCGCCGACACGACGGTGCCGGCGGGCGGGCGTACGGTGACGGTCCACGAGCCCGCGACGAGCTGGTCGAGGAAGTACTGGCCGTCGGCGTCGGTCGCGACGACGACCTGGCCGGAGGGTCCGTCGACGACCACCTCGACACCCGCCACGGGTGCACCGCCCTGGGTGACGGTGCCGCCCACGGCTCCGGGCCGTGAGAGGTCGACGTCCTGGCCGGTGAGTCCGCCGGAGGGGACGGTGACCGGACGCGGCGGGGGAGCGGTGTAGCCGGACGGCGCGACCACGCTGAGCACGTAGTCGCCCGGCGGCACGGCGTCGAGGACGTAAGTCCCGTCGCCCTCGGTGGCGACCGTGATCGGGGTGCCGCCGCCTGCCGGGGTGAGCACGACCTGCACGCCGCCGATGCCGACGCCACCTCCGGACACGGCCCCGGACACCGACGGCAGCGCGACGATGGTGAAGTCCTGGCCGACGATGGGCGACGTCGCGACGGTGATGCCCGGGATCGTGGTGCCGCCGGGGCCTGCGGACCAACCGGCCGGCACCGCGATGGAGAGGGAGTAGCCGGCGCCGGTCGCGTTGTCGTCGAACAGGTAGCTCCCGTCGGCAGCCGTCGTCGTCGTGGTGGTGCCGCCACCGGGAGCGGTGAGGGTCACCACGACCCCGGCCACCGGCCCGTCGGCGTCGGTGACGACGCCGCTGATCGGCTGCGGGACGATCTGGCGCACGTCGAAGTCGGCGCGCGAGGCGGGGTCGCCGTCGTTGCCCCGGTTGGAGACCGCGCGCTCGGCCGGTCCGACGATGGCGCACGTGTCGGGGACGTCGAGCCGGACGACGTACCCGGCCTGGGTGGCGTACTCGCCGAAGCTGTAGCTGCCGTCGGCGAGCGGCGTCGTCGTGGCGAGCACGTCGCCGAACGGCGACACGAGGGTCATCGTGGCCTGGGTGGGCGCGCAGGACCCGGTGAGGGAGACGTCGTCGACGGTTCCGCCGATCGGGCGGGCACGGCTGACGAACCACGTCTGGTAGACCGGGAAGCCCGCGCGGCGGGTGAAGGTGAGCGTCAGGCTGGTGAGGCGGATGTCGGGCTCGAACCAGCCGCTCGCGCCGTCGGTGTCGTTCGCGGCCGGGTTGCCGGTCAGGGTCGAGGTGGTCGCGCTCCAGCTGGGCAGGTCGGTGCCGCCCGCGTAGTTGAAGGGCCCGCGGTACCAGCTGTCGACCTCGGCGGCGGACACCGCCGCGCCACCGGCGTCGGTCGCCGTGACGCGGACGGCGTCGGCGTCGACGTCACCGAGCACGAAGGCCCAGCCTGTGTCGGGTGTCGGCGCTGCGAAGGTGTACGTCGTCGTCGACGGCGTCGTGACGGTGTCGGCCTTCGGCCGGAGCAGCAGGTAGGGGCTGCCGCTGCTGGTGCCGTACTTGGCGCCTGGCGGTGTGCCGGGCCCCAGGACCGCGCTGGTGCCGGCGGGGATCGACACCGGCGACCGCGAGTCCGACACCACGGTCGCCTCGGGGAACCCGGGCGAGCGCTGCGTCATCGTCGTGCGGTAGTTGTTGGCCGTGCCCTGGACAGGCGTCCAGGCCGCCCAGCGGTCGGTCAGTGCGAGTGCCGGGGCAGCGACCAGGCCGGCGCAC
It includes:
- a CDS encoding exonuclease SbcCD subunit D, whose product is MRILHTSDWHLGRSFHREDLLGHQGAFVDHLLEVVASEQVDVVVVSGDVYDRALPHVDAVALADEAFARLAASRAKVVVSSGNHDSAQRLGFGSRLMDAAGVFVRTDASTVGTPVVLDDRHGPVAIHALPYLDPSALLGPWQLGRRSHEAALTVAMARVRADLAGRSADTRSVVLAHAFVAGATPSESERDISVGGVSRVATSLFDGIDYTALGHLHGPHVLAPALRYSGSPLAYSFSEADQSKGSWLVDLGGSGLVDATWVDAPVPRRLSRLSGTLADLLLDPTLEDREDDWVQVTLTDARRPVRAMEQLRQRFPHTLVLQFPSPVTAPGTPARPAPGTSDHSIALDFVSHVRGTGASDAESDLLQQAIDACCHDPDLDVLVTGGRP
- a CDS encoding formate dehydrogenase accessory sulfurtransferase FdhD translates to MTTERTRRPGPTVRTRVSEHRGSDRIDREDRLITEEPLEIRVRVGPLEPRRAWVTMRTPGHDFELAAGWLVNEGIAAPGAIAQVAYCTDEDLAPEQEFNVVTVGVSGAAELPHRHVAASAGSSACGVCGKDSVSDALQTRAATPWSGQRPSADVVRRLPDALRERQTLFTRTGGVHAAGLADADGTLLVVREDVGRHNAVDKVVGARVLAGDAPAAACLVLSGRVGFELVQKAAASGIGSIVAVGAPTSLAARLAQEAGIELWGFTSPGRSVNYC
- a CDS encoding MSCRAMM family protein — protein: MSRRTALVSIGALCAGLVAAPALALTDRWAAWTPVQGTANNYRTTMTQRSPGFPEATVVSDSRSPVSIPAGTSAVLGPGTPPGAKYGTSSGSPYLLLRPKADTVTTPSTTTYTFAAPTPDTGWAFVLGDVDADAVRVTATDAGGAAVSAAEVDSWYRGPFNYAGGTDLPSWSATTSTLTGNPAANDTDGASGWFEPDIRLTSLTLTFTRRAGFPVYQTWFVSRARPIGGTVDDVSLTGSCAPTQATMTLVSPFGDVLATTTPLADGSYSFGEYATQAGYVVRLDVPDTCAIVGPAERAVSNRGNDGDPASRADFDVRQIVPQPISGVVTDADGPVAGVVVTLTAPGGGTTTTTTAADGSYLFDDNATGAGYSLSIAVPAGWSAGPGGTTIPGITVATSPIVGQDFTIVALPSVSGAVSGGGVGIGGVQVVLTPAGGGTPITVATEGDGTYVLDAVPPGDYVLSVVAPSGYTAPPPRPVTVPSGGLTGQDVDLSRPGAVGGTVTQGGAPVAGVEVVVDGPSGQVVVATDADGQYFLDQLVAGSWTVTVRPPAGTVVSAASHTVTITAEGEIRGGQDFVLAAAPTTPPTTPPTPTPTPTPTSTPTSSPTSTPTSSPTASPTDDGNGPGGGSDGGSGGGGGGSGVLPDTGGPSVWLGAGSLSLLLSGLGLLALSRRRTRRT